Part of the Mycolicibacterium mageritense genome is shown below.
GTCGCGCACTTCCACTACGTGCTGTTCGGCACCATCGTGTTCGCGACGTTCGCCGGGGTGTACTTCTGGTTCCCGAAGATGACGGGTCGGCTGCTCGACGAGCGGCTGGGGAAGTTCCATTTCTGGTTGACGTTCATCGGTTTTCACACCACGTTCCTGGTGCAGCACTGGCTGGGGGACGAAGGCATGCCGCGCCGCTACGCCGACTACCTGCCGTCCGACGGTTTCACGGCGCTCAACGTGATCTCGACCATCGGGGCGTTCACCCTCGGGGTGTCGATGCTGCCGTTCATCTGGAACGTGTTCAAGAGCTGGCGCTACGGCGAGCCCGTGACGGTCGACGACCCGTGGGGTTACGGAAATTCGCTGGAGTGGGCGACGTCGTGTCCGCCGCCGCGGCACAACTTCACCGAACTGCCCCGGATCCGGTCGGAGCGTCCGGCGTTCGAGTTGCACTATCCGCACATGGTGGAGGCGATGCGCGCAGAAGCCCATGTCGGGCGGGATCGGCACCGTGGTGCCGAGCCGATCGACGCGTCGAGCTGACACCGCGCGGCGTTTCGCCGGCGGGTGGCCTGGGTAGCTCTACAACGACACCGCCTGTCCAGGCGTCTGAGAGGAGAACACGCGATGGGTGACACCGCGAAAGACCCTGTGGACCATGCGCGGACCACACGTCCGCACGCCGGCGAGACGATGAAGGACACCGCCAACATGCCGGCGCTCGGATTGCTCTTCCTCGCGCTGGTGTCTTTCGTCGCGTGCCTCGCCGCCTTCGGCACCGGTCAACACGCGATCGGTATCGGGTTGGCGTGCCTGGCCGCCGTATTGTTCATCGGCTCCGGGCTGTGGCTCGCGATCGAGCACAGGCGGGTCAAGAACGTCGAACAAGACTGGAACGCCGAACATGACGGCCCGCGGACACAGCGCGAAACCTAGTCGGACTGCTCGGTGGTGAGCGCCGCAGGGTGCCGGGTGTAGCCGGGCCGCAGCGTGATTCGATCCGATCCGACGCGGGCCACGTCATCCCATGCCGCCACGAACGTCCCGCGGTGGCGCCACGCCGCGATCTTCGCGATCAGTGCCGGGGCGTTGATCGCGGTCCGCTCGTAGCCCAGATACGACGAGCCGGTGCGGGGGCTGATGACCAGTCCTGCAACGCGGGGTGTCGGGGGATGGTCGCACCGGTCTCCGGCGATGCGGAGCCGGACGTCCACCACGGTGCCGACCCGGTGATGCGCCGCGTCGACCACCTCGGTGCCGAGCAGGTTACTCAGCTGCATGTCGGCCTCCCGGAATCCGGGCCACGATGTGGTCGCGTAGCCACCGTTCGACCCATTGCACGTCGAAGTCCATGTCGGTGACCTCCAGCTGGACCGTCACTCCGATGGCTGCCACCAACTTCCACGGAATCTCCTGGAGCCGCGACCTGGGGGCTGAGCCGCCCAGAATGCGCGTGGCCACCACCTGCCCGGAGAGCAGGGCTGCGACCCGTGGCGCGGGTGTGCCCTCGGCGATGTCCTGGTCGAGTTCGACACCGTCGAGCTCGAGGTCGTCCACGATGCCGATCGGGTCACCGTCGTCGTCGACCAACTGGCGGTCCAGCAGATGCAGTCGCGCGTCGAGGGTCGTCATCGGCCCGCTCCCGTCACGATCATCAACGGGATCGCCGCGACCGAGGCCGCCAGGATGATCACCAGATACACCGAACCGAACACGTTCGTCAGCCTCCCGTTCGTCTTGTCGCCCATGTACTCGG
Proteins encoded:
- the usfY gene encoding protein UsfY, translating into MGDTAKDPVDHARTTRPHAGETMKDTANMPALGLLFLALVSFVACLAAFGTGQHAIGIGLACLAAVLFIGSGLWLAIEHRRVKNVEQDWNAEHDGPRTQRET
- a CDS encoding PRC-barrel domain-containing protein, whose amino-acid sequence is MQLSNLLGTEVVDAAHHRVGTVVDVRLRIAGDRCDHPPTPRVAGLVISPRTGSSYLGYERTAINAPALIAKIAAWRHRGTFVAAWDDVARVGSDRITLRPGYTRHPAALTTEQSD